In one Stenotrophomonas maltophilia genomic region, the following are encoded:
- a CDS encoding nucleotide pyrophosphohydrolase produces the protein MALSGEVGELNEIFQWMTEADSFKAATSETTAKAVRDEVADVALYLIRLSDVLGIDLNEAVSSKLATNAAKYPVDLSRGVSTKYNKLSQP, from the coding sequence ATGGCCCTTTCCGGCGAAGTTGGAGAGCTGAACGAGATCTTCCAGTGGATGACAGAGGCCGACTCGTTCAAGGCGGCGACTTCGGAAACCACCGCCAAGGCCGTACGCGATGAAGTTGCCGATGTAGCCCTGTACCTCATCCGGCTGTCGGACGTGCTCGGCATCGATCTGAACGAAGCCGTCAGCAGCAAGCTGGCCACCAATGCCGCCAAGTACCCGGTGGACCTCTCGCGGGGCGTCAGCACCAAGTACAACAAGCTGTCGCAGCCATGA
- a CDS encoding DUF2075 domain-containing protein: protein MIVYQADKASFLRQCNDEEIEEVIRASFKAATKGDVGESEIRSWRESLRYVARALTHHSIPDDIGVAVEFILPQSKKRIDVVLTGRSEDGSPHVIIVELKQWSAIKPTKRDAIVELREGQSLVHPSYQAWSYAAFLEGFNEAVHEGKLQLHPCAYLHNYVPDGVIDSPHYQPYIERAPLFLKSTGDLEKLRGFISQHTSKGDGASVLAELENGRIRPSKALADDVHRLLRGNSAFALLDEQKQVFEAAKAACAQAHASGKPRVVIVEGGPGTGKSIVAVNLLAALRDGLTVKYISKNAAPRAVYSNTLIQKPENAHLVHLFGGSGSFTESAQNAYDVLVVDEAHRLTEKSGFYGNLGTHQIQELINAALCSVFFIDEDQRVTLKDVGTKEAIRDFAMARGATVEEYILSSQFRCAGSDGYLAWLDDVLQIRPTANTTLDENSYDFQVFDDPSALHAAIEARNTVNRARVVAGYCWPWNSKKNSKEMDIVIGSYQRQWNLNDDGSLWIISPDSIDQVGCIHTCQGLEVDYIGVIIGPDLVMQDGVLKTVPRARDRHDKTMKGFVKLSKAHPAHAAELADTIIKNTYRTLMTRGMKGCYVYATDPQVAAYFRARLQSVASVEHAVEVEA, encoded by the coding sequence ATGATCGTCTACCAGGCAGACAAGGCGTCCTTCCTTCGCCAATGCAACGACGAGGAGATCGAGGAGGTCATCCGCGCCAGCTTCAAGGCGGCGACGAAGGGCGACGTAGGCGAGTCCGAGATCCGTTCCTGGCGCGAGTCGCTTCGGTACGTCGCGCGTGCACTCACCCATCACTCCATTCCCGATGACATCGGCGTGGCGGTGGAGTTCATTCTTCCCCAGTCGAAGAAGCGCATCGACGTCGTCCTGACCGGTCGCTCCGAGGACGGCTCGCCCCACGTCATCATCGTCGAGCTCAAGCAATGGTCCGCCATCAAGCCGACCAAACGCGACGCCATCGTGGAGCTTCGCGAAGGGCAATCACTCGTTCACCCCAGCTATCAGGCGTGGTCCTATGCTGCATTCCTGGAAGGCTTCAACGAAGCGGTCCATGAAGGAAAACTCCAGCTCCACCCCTGCGCCTACCTGCACAACTATGTGCCGGACGGTGTGATCGATTCGCCCCACTATCAGCCCTACATCGAACGTGCCCCGCTCTTCCTGAAGAGCACCGGGGACCTCGAAAAGCTGCGTGGCTTCATCAGTCAGCACACCAGCAAAGGCGATGGCGCGTCCGTGCTTGCCGAGCTGGAGAATGGGCGAATCCGCCCTTCCAAGGCGCTCGCCGACGATGTGCATCGGCTGTTGAGGGGAAACAGTGCCTTTGCGCTGCTTGATGAGCAGAAGCAAGTATTTGAAGCCGCCAAGGCCGCGTGTGCCCAAGCGCACGCCAGCGGAAAGCCCCGCGTCGTCATCGTCGAAGGTGGTCCAGGTACGGGCAAGTCCATTGTCGCGGTGAATCTTCTTGCCGCGCTTCGCGATGGGTTGACCGTCAAGTACATCTCCAAGAATGCGGCACCTCGCGCCGTCTACAGCAACACGCTCATCCAGAAGCCCGAGAACGCCCATCTGGTGCATCTTTTCGGCGGGTCCGGCTCCTTTACCGAGTCGGCACAGAACGCGTATGACGTGTTGGTCGTGGACGAGGCACACCGCCTTACCGAGAAGAGCGGGTTCTATGGAAACCTGGGCACGCACCAGATCCAGGAACTGATAAATGCCGCACTGTGCAGTGTGTTCTTCATCGATGAAGACCAGCGCGTCACGCTGAAGGATGTCGGCACCAAAGAGGCCATCCGGGACTTCGCCATGGCCCGTGGAGCGACGGTGGAGGAGTACATACTGTCTTCGCAGTTCCGTTGCGCGGGTTCAGACGGCTATCTGGCGTGGCTGGACGATGTACTGCAGATCCGGCCTACCGCAAACACGACGCTGGACGAGAACAGCTACGACTTCCAGGTATTCGATGATCCGTCCGCGCTGCATGCCGCCATCGAAGCGAGGAACACCGTCAACCGTGCGCGCGTTGTGGCCGGCTACTGCTGGCCTTGGAACAGCAAGAAGAACAGCAAGGAGATGGACATTGTCATCGGCAGCTACCAGCGCCAATGGAACCTCAATGACGACGGAAGCCTCTGGATCATCTCGCCGGACTCGATCGACCAGGTGGGATGCATCCATACCTGCCAGGGTCTGGAAGTGGACTACATCGGGGTGATCATCGGGCCGGACCTCGTCATGCAGGACGGCGTGCTCAAGACCGTGCCGCGCGCGCGGGACCGGCACGACAAAACCATGAAGGGTTTCGTGAAGCTGTCAAAGGCTCATCCCGCCCACGCCGCTGAACTCGCGGACACCATCATCAAGAACACCTACCGCACCTTGATGACCCGAGGGATGAAGGGCTGCTACGTCTACGCGACCGATCCGCAGGTTGCCGCCTACTTCAGGGCCCGACTGCAGTCCGTCGCCAGCGTTGAGCACGCTGTAGAGGTGGAGGCCTGA
- a CDS encoding type 1 glutamine amidotransferase domain-containing protein yields the protein MNLMTRLAAALALTLAASGAQAANVLVVLSDENHLDLKDGKVLSTGFYLNELMQPVKLLLDAGHAVTFATPQGRAPTVDASSVTPAYFGNDAAQLKLHKDLLDKLALTSPTTSPVVSLARIEQQGYARFDAVYIPGGHAPMQDLLKSPALGRLLADFHQRSKTTALVCHGPIALLSTLPDAAGFVAKLDAGALPATPKWIYSGYQMTVISNQEEEQAKPLLGGGEMKFYPQTALQRAGAKFSSNTTPWTGHVVVDRELITGQNPASALEVGQRLLERLK from the coding sequence ATGAACCTGATGACCCGGCTGGCCGCAGCGCTGGCCTTGACTCTGGCCGCCAGCGGCGCGCAGGCCGCCAATGTGTTGGTGGTGCTGTCCGATGAAAACCACTTGGACCTGAAGGACGGCAAGGTGCTGTCCACCGGCTTCTATCTCAACGAGTTGATGCAGCCGGTCAAGCTGCTGCTGGACGCGGGGCACGCGGTGACTTTCGCCACGCCGCAGGGGCGGGCGCCCACGGTGGATGCGTCCTCGGTGACGCCCGCGTACTTCGGCAACGATGCCGCACAGCTGAAGCTGCACAAGGATCTGCTGGACAAGCTGGCGCTGACCTCGCCGACCACCTCACCGGTGGTCAGCCTGGCGCGCATCGAGCAGCAGGGTTACGCGCGCTTCGATGCGGTCTACATTCCTGGTGGCCACGCGCCGATGCAGGACCTGCTGAAGAGCCCGGCGCTGGGCCGGTTGCTGGCCGACTTCCACCAGCGCAGCAAGACCACCGCGCTGGTCTGCCACGGGCCGATCGCGCTGCTGTCCACCCTGCCGGATGCAGCGGGTTTCGTGGCAAAGTTGGACGCGGGTGCGTTGCCGGCCACGCCGAAGTGGATCTACAGCGGCTACCAGATGACGGTGATCAGCAACCAGGAAGAAGAACAGGCCAAGCCGCTGCTGGGCGGCGGCGAGATGAAGTTCTACCCGCAGACCGCGTTGCAGCGGGCGGGTGCGAAGTTCAGCAGCAACACCACGCCGTGGACCGGCCATGTGGTGGTGGACCGCGAGCTGATTACCGGGCAGAACCCGGCCTCGGCGCTGGAAGTGGGGCAGCGGCTGCTTGAACGGTTGAAGTAA